The proteins below come from a single Limosilactobacillus reuteri genomic window:
- a CDS encoding amino acid ABC transporter ATP-binding protein codes for MSMIEFHNVQKYYGKFHALKDINLTIDDGETVVLIGPSGSGKSSLIRTVNGLDPIRDGQLIVNGFDLADKKTNVNLIRKDVGMVFQHFNLYNNKSVIENIMLAPRIVLKRPEEENRELAMKLLDKVGLANKAESMPAQLSGGQKQRIAIARSLAMKPKCLLFDEPTSALDPEMIDDVLDVMKDIAKNSNMTMLVVTHEMGFARAVADRVIFMADGRILEDDSTEKFFGDQPSTERAREFMSKISGH; via the coding sequence ATGTCAATGATTGAATTTCATAATGTACAAAAATATTATGGCAAGTTTCATGCATTAAAAGATATTAATTTAACAATCGATGATGGTGAAACAGTTGTTTTAATTGGGCCATCTGGCTCGGGAAAAAGTAGTTTAATCCGGACCGTTAATGGTTTAGATCCTATTAGAGACGGTCAATTAATCGTTAATGGGTTTGACCTTGCCGATAAGAAAACCAATGTAAATTTAATTCGAAAAGATGTCGGAATGGTCTTTCAACACTTTAACTTATACAACAATAAGAGTGTTATCGAAAACATAATGCTCGCACCACGAATTGTATTAAAGCGTCCGGAAGAAGAAAACCGTGAGTTAGCAATGAAACTGCTTGATAAAGTTGGCCTTGCAAATAAAGCTGAAAGTATGCCTGCTCAGCTATCTGGAGGGCAAAAACAACGAATTGCGATTGCCCGCAGTCTGGCTATGAAGCCTAAATGCCTCCTATTCGATGAACCAACAAGTGCTCTCGATCCTGAAATGATTGATGATGTTTTAGACGTTATGAAAGATATCGCTAAAAACTCCAACATGACAATGTTAGTAGTGACCCACGAAATGGGCTTTGCACGGGCAGTTGCTGACCGGGTTATTTTTATGGCAGATGGTCGGATCTTAGAAGACGATTCAACCGAAAAATTCTTTGGCGACCAGCCTTCTACAGAGCGTGCTCGCGAATTTATGAGTAAGATCAGTGGTCACTAA
- a CDS encoding transporter substrate-binding domain-containing protein has product MKKYWRLISLSALLFVALLTLSACGTSIAKKDVLTEDMRSQRITWGVKADTRLFGLENIRTGKLEGFEIDLATAITKKILGPQGKPIFVPVTSGTRVPLLKNGNIDAIMATMTITPEREKQVDFTHSYFDAGQSLLVKKGSPIKNISDLNRRGAVILGVSGSNSVKNVAKFAPEARVLQLSDYAQAMTALKSKQGDALTTDNGILYGMAAENPGYEVVGGNFTKEPYGIAVNKNQTRFRNKLNWALREVEKDGTYNRLLLKWFGNVKGFNYQEMKR; this is encoded by the coding sequence ATGAAAAAGTATTGGCGATTGATTAGTCTTAGCGCCCTCCTCTTTGTTGCTCTCCTTACTCTTTCTGCCTGCGGTACCTCAATTGCAAAAAAAGATGTTCTGACCGAAGATATGCGTAGTCAACGAATTACCTGGGGAGTTAAAGCAGATACTCGTCTCTTTGGGCTGGAAAATATCCGGACAGGAAAGCTAGAAGGATTTGAAATTGATCTTGCAACAGCTATTACAAAAAAGATCCTCGGCCCACAGGGAAAACCAATTTTTGTTCCTGTAACCAGCGGAACCCGGGTGCCCCTATTAAAAAATGGTAATATTGATGCGATTATGGCAACCATGACGATCACTCCTGAGCGAGAAAAGCAAGTTGACTTTACCCATTCTTACTTTGATGCTGGTCAATCTCTCCTAGTTAAAAAGGGAAGTCCAATCAAAAACATCAGCGATTTAAATCGACGAGGTGCTGTAATTCTTGGGGTTTCTGGATCAAATTCAGTTAAAAACGTTGCGAAGTTTGCTCCTGAAGCACGTGTCCTTCAATTATCTGACTATGCTCAAGCGATGACGGCCCTTAAATCTAAACAGGGGGATGCCCTTACCACTGATAATGGGATTCTCTATGGGATGGCAGCTGAAAACCCAGGCTATGAAGTTGTCGGCGGTAACTTTACTAAAGAACCTTATGGAATCGCCGTTAACAAAAATCAAACACGTTTTCGCAATAAATTAAACTGGGCGTTAAGAGAAGTTGAAAAGGATGGAACCTACAACCGTCTTCTTCTTAAATGGTTTGGCAATGTTAAAGGATTTAATTATCAGGAGATGAAGCGCTAA
- a CDS encoding amino acid ABC transporter permease yields MLNLIINEWHPLLTGLWNTILCSLIALIGSLIIGTFFALLEISQHRVLKIIGHVYVEVFRNIPLLVITMAFFLIIPMYVVKINGFTAGTIGLTLYTSAFIAETVRAGINSIDPGQMEGALANGLTYGQAMRYIVLPQAFRVVIPPLGNQFINLVKNSSVLAFVAGFDLMYQGNLIANDTLATMPTYFIVGIMYLIITLPLSYYMRHLEKKLA; encoded by the coding sequence ATGTTAAATTTAATTATAAATGAGTGGCATCCCCTTTTAACCGGCCTCTGGAATACTATTCTATGTAGCCTTATTGCACTAATCGGGAGCCTTATTATTGGAACCTTTTTTGCCCTTCTCGAGATTTCGCAGCATCGGGTTTTAAAAATCATCGGTCATGTCTATGTGGAGGTCTTTCGTAATATCCCACTATTGGTAATTACAATGGCTTTTTTCCTGATTATCCCAATGTATGTAGTGAAAATTAATGGATTTACTGCGGGAACAATTGGCTTAACTCTTTATACGTCTGCATTTATTGCTGAAACTGTGCGTGCTGGAATTAATTCAATTGATCCTGGTCAAATGGAAGGAGCCCTTGCCAATGGACTTACTTATGGACAAGCGATGCGCTACATTGTTTTACCACAAGCATTTCGCGTTGTTATTCCACCACTTGGCAATCAATTTATCAATTTGGTTAAAAACTCATCGGTCCTTGCCTTTGTCGCTGGCTTTGATCTTATGTACCAAGGAAATCTAATTGCAAACGATACCTTAGCAACTATGCCCACGTATTTCATTGTCGGGATCATGTACCTCATCATCACGCTTCCGTTGAGTTATTATATGCGACACCTTGAAAAGAAATTAGCCTAG
- a CDS encoding amino acid ABC transporter permease, whose amino-acid sequence MQNFIDAYSWINIRFLLEGLWITIEVSVISIIISFILGTFLGIIRYANIKYLSAIVGFIIDIIRNLPLLLIIFFTYFGLPNIGIKPEIIPAAIMALSIFESAMVAEIVRSGINSIDYGQTEGALANGLTKWQALRIIVLPQAIKNMMPALVSQFISLVKDTSLATIIVLPELMYHTQIIYGQNTNYIIPMFVALAVLYFIVCYSLSLVARYLHKHIA is encoded by the coding sequence ATGCAAAACTTTATTGACGCTTATTCATGGATTAATATCCGTTTCCTCCTAGAAGGACTTTGGATTACGATTGAAGTTTCCGTAATTTCAATTATAATCAGTTTTATTTTGGGAACTTTTCTCGGAATTATTCGTTACGCTAACATCAAATACTTATCAGCAATTGTAGGATTCATTATCGATATTATCCGTAATCTTCCTCTCCTGCTAATAATTTTCTTCACCTACTTTGGCCTCCCCAATATCGGAATTAAACCAGAAATTATTCCTGCCGCAATTATGGCGCTTTCAATTTTCGAATCGGCAATGGTTGCTGAAATCGTTCGCTCAGGGATAAATTCGATTGATTACGGTCAAACGGAAGGGGCATTAGCTAATGGATTAACTAAGTGGCAAGCATTACGAATTATTGTCTTACCACAAGCAATTAAGAATATGATGCCGGCTCTCGTTAGTCAGTTCATTTCATTAGTTAAGGATACATCACTAGCAACAATCATCGTCTTGCCAGAGTTAATGTACCACACCCAGATCATCTATGGTCAAAACACAAATTATATTATTCCGATGTTCGTTGCGTTAGCAGTCCTCTACTTTATTGTCTGCTACTCATTATCATTGGTTGCACGTTATTTGCATAAACACATTGCATAA
- a CDS encoding CPBP family intramembrane glutamic endopeptidase — translation MTGNDYLRIWYRVQIGATLVILAMMMIRNYEFNRQTVALALLIMVIILGIGLVFELLPNVSLLVKKLNAWLQVIAQPIILVFAWDVMVREIIVLLHLPSRGVVTMMIFYYFIMFAPFASVIGEFMHWSIERLIFIAWLAQVVFTPLIALPTDLVDNHFLLLALSTGAVGAVAFFILTTTVMRTWHLSWPGLKPHWSGDFNWGIFAGLVVVDIIFMALNTGEMPRLHRANWDFTLSAFEAAVMEETLFRFAILGILFYAWRNVKQRLPLVLATSSILFGIVHLTNYGPQEWSMTVLQAVSAAGIGLFFATVYVYTGQLWLAMVMHFLLDWTAFIASDSTLMTGKVTVQNWIGTGIELVVFIGIAVWMMFGQRRQVMERHVNRLTGEHQRFDFMIQY, via the coding sequence ATGACCGGAAACGATTATCTTAGGATCTGGTACCGGGTTCAAATTGGGGCGACCCTGGTCATTTTGGCAATGATGATGATTCGTAATTACGAATTTAATCGTCAGACTGTTGCATTAGCATTATTGATCATGGTTATTATTTTAGGAATTGGTTTAGTCTTTGAACTCTTACCTAATGTATCCTTGTTAGTTAAAAAGTTGAATGCATGGCTGCAGGTAATTGCCCAGCCGATAATTTTAGTGTTTGCTTGGGATGTAATGGTTCGAGAAATTATTGTTCTATTACATTTACCATCCCGGGGCGTTGTGACAATGATGATTTTTTATTACTTTATTATGTTTGCACCATTTGCAAGCGTAATTGGTGAGTTCATGCATTGGAGCATCGAACGGCTAATCTTTATTGCCTGGTTAGCTCAGGTGGTTTTTACGCCATTGATTGCCTTACCAACAGACTTGGTTGATAATCACTTCTTATTATTAGCATTATCGACTGGTGCAGTTGGCGCAGTTGCTTTCTTTATTCTTACGACAACTGTTATGCGGACGTGGCATTTATCATGGCCAGGATTAAAACCACACTGGAGCGGTGATTTTAATTGGGGGATATTTGCTGGATTAGTTGTTGTTGATATTATCTTTATGGCCTTAAATACGGGAGAAATGCCAAGGCTCCACCGTGCTAATTGGGATTTTACCCTTTCGGCGTTTGAGGCTGCGGTAATGGAAGAGACCTTATTCCGTTTTGCTATTCTTGGCATCTTATTCTATGCTTGGCGCAATGTTAAGCAACGCCTTCCGTTGGTATTGGCAACGAGTTCAATTTTATTCGGAATTGTTCATCTTACCAACTATGGCCCTCAAGAATGGTCAATGACTGTTTTACAAGCAGTTAGCGCAGCTGGGATTGGACTATTTTTTGCAACCGTTTATGTTTATACTGGTCAATTATGGCTAGCAATGGTAATGCACTTCCTATTAGATTGGACGGCATTTATTGCTTCTGATTCAACGTTGATGACTGGCAAAGTAACAGTTCAAAATTGGATTGGGACGGGAATAGAATTAGTAGTATTTATTGGAATCGCCGTTTGGATGATGTTTGGACAACGACGTCAAGTGATGGAACGGCATGTTAATCGCTTGACCGGAGAGCATCAACGGTTTGACTTTATGATTCAGTATTAA
- the rnjA gene encoding ribonuclease J1 gives MTKLKIKNNEVAFYAMGGLGEIGKNMYCVQFQDEIIVIDCGVLFPEDELLGVDYVIQNYDYLIENKDKIKGIFITHGHEDHIGGLPFFLQKVNAPIYAGPFAMSLIKGKLEEKHLLRNAELHEINEFDEVHFKKLWVSFFRTTHSIPDTLGIAVHTPQGTIVQTGDFKFDLTPVGNLPGPNLQQMAKLGDDGVLLLTSDSTNAERPEFTKSERWVDIHIRRIFERIKGRIIFASFASNVYRLREASDAAIAQGRKIAVFGRSMENAITAGQELGYLNIPKDSLIDQNEINNYPPEKVLIMCTGSQGEPMAALSRIANGTHRQITIQPEDTVVFSSNPIPGNTTSVNALINKLEEDGANVIHGYVNNIHTSGHGGQVDEEFMLRLMKPKFFAPVHGEYRMQKIHTKLAEMTGVPKENSFVLANGDVLALTKDSCRVADHIDSVSDVYIDGRDAGDTVGNPEIRERRLLSEEGVVTAIAVVDLKDYQIVAGPDIVSRGFVYMHESQELIKAANHEVFWAILNTFKNHKHIDQRVLNRTIISRLQKLLYDRTGRRPVIIPMVTILNGNNRSENQHYRRPNNKNNQTHKNERQNNHSHRNSQQHSKKKNSKEKQPVATGNTK, from the coding sequence ATGACAAAATTAAAGATTAAAAACAATGAAGTTGCCTTTTACGCCATGGGTGGTCTTGGTGAGATTGGTAAAAATATGTATTGTGTACAATTCCAAGATGAAATTATTGTTATTGACTGTGGAGTTTTATTCCCCGAAGATGAATTACTAGGAGTGGATTACGTAATTCAAAATTATGATTACCTCATTGAAAATAAAGATAAGATTAAGGGAATCTTTATTACTCACGGTCACGAAGACCACATTGGAGGATTACCATTCTTCTTACAAAAGGTCAATGCACCTATTTATGCTGGACCATTTGCAATGTCATTAATTAAAGGAAAACTGGAAGAAAAACACTTACTAAGAAATGCCGAATTGCATGAAATCAATGAATTTGATGAGGTTCACTTTAAGAAATTATGGGTTAGTTTCTTCCGGACAACCCACTCAATTCCTGATACATTAGGGATTGCAGTTCATACTCCGCAAGGGACAATTGTTCAAACCGGGGACTTTAAGTTTGATTTGACACCGGTTGGTAATTTACCTGGTCCAAATCTTCAACAAATGGCCAAACTAGGCGATGATGGTGTTCTGCTATTGACTTCAGATAGTACAAACGCAGAACGACCGGAATTTACTAAGTCTGAACGATGGGTTGATATTCACATTCGGCGTATTTTTGAACGGATCAAGGGACGGATTATTTTCGCATCCTTTGCTTCTAACGTCTATCGTTTACGTGAAGCTTCTGATGCAGCCATTGCTCAAGGGCGTAAAATTGCTGTTTTTGGTCGTAGTATGGAGAATGCGATTACGGCTGGTCAAGAACTCGGTTATCTGAATATCCCTAAAGACTCATTGATTGACCAGAACGAAATTAATAACTATCCACCAGAAAAAGTATTGATCATGTGTACTGGATCGCAGGGTGAACCAATGGCGGCGCTTAGTCGGATTGCTAACGGAACTCACCGCCAGATTACCATTCAGCCTGAGGATACCGTTGTTTTCTCAAGTAACCCAATTCCGGGTAACACGACTAGCGTTAATGCCTTGATCAATAAGCTTGAAGAAGACGGTGCTAATGTTATTCACGGTTATGTTAACAATATCCATACATCCGGGCACGGTGGTCAAGTTGATGAAGAGTTTATGCTCCGCTTGATGAAGCCTAAGTTCTTTGCGCCGGTTCACGGTGAATACCGGATGCAAAAAATTCACACTAAGTTAGCTGAAATGACTGGTGTACCAAAGGAAAATAGCTTTGTCCTTGCAAATGGGGATGTTTTAGCTCTTACGAAAGACTCTTGTCGAGTGGCGGACCATATTGATAGTGTTAGTGATGTTTATATTGATGGTCGTGATGCGGGAGATACGGTTGGAAATCCAGAAATTCGCGAACGACGCTTGCTTTCAGAAGAAGGTGTCGTAACAGCGATTGCGGTTGTCGACTTAAAGGATTATCAAATTGTTGCGGGGCCTGATATTGTTTCTCGTGGCTTTGTTTATATGCATGAATCACAAGAGCTGATTAAGGCAGCCAATCATGAAGTATTCTGGGCAATCCTTAATACATTTAAGAATCACAAACACATTGATCAACGGGTATTAAACCGGACAATTATCAGCCGTTTACAAAAATTACTCTATGATCGCACCGGTCGTCGTCCAGTGATTATTCCGATGGTGACAATTTTGAACGGTAATAATCGTTCCGAAAACCAACACTATCGTCGACCAAACAATAAAAATAATCAAACACATAAAAACGAACGACAAAATAATCATTCCCACCGGAACTCTCAGCAACATTCTAAAAAGAAGAATAGTAAAGAGAAGCAACCAGTTGCAACTGGAAACACAAAATAA
- a CDS encoding MerR family transcriptional regulator, with translation MDPLSEKIRKMIASKQLKINMSEVARVTGVSTSQLRYWEKKGYIKSEQDEQNKNHYFSFLTIFQVLTIKVFLDQGFTLAMAVKKERKRRELHKIFTRFITDGIKEVEQTGEDSGEVKLGALAEDSTKEVYAVIDGENTSLRIRDRKEN, from the coding sequence ATGGATCCGCTTTCTGAAAAAATTAGAAAAATGATCGCTAGTAAACAATTAAAGATTAATATGAGTGAAGTAGCACGTGTAACTGGTGTCTCTACTAGTCAACTAAGATATTGGGAGAAAAAGGGTTATATTAAATCGGAACAAGATGAGCAGAATAAAAATCACTATTTTAGTTTTCTAACAATTTTTCAGGTATTAACGATTAAAGTATTTTTGGATCAAGGCTTTACTTTAGCGATGGCTGTAAAAAAGGAACGTAAACGGCGCGAACTTCATAAGATTTTTACCCGTTTTATTACGGACGGCATCAAAGAGGTAGAACAAACTGGAGAAGATAGTGGAGAAGTTAAGCTGGGTGCATTAGCTGAAGATTCCACAAAAGAAGTATATGCAGTGATTGATGGTGAAAATACTAGTCTTCGTATTCGGGATCGGAAGGAAAATTAA